The following coding sequences are from one Synechococcus sp. HK05 window:
- a CDS encoding SRPBCC family protein produces the protein MLSSQLTASPTSAELQQVAACALDTIQQEMERLPGGTRRLAVRLRLALDPQWLWAVLTDYDSLSRFIPNLQSSRLLWRRANVVGLEQEGAQSFMGMRFKARVQLELTEHLEERRLSFVMSKGDFRRFEGTWQIGAEAGATTLLYELTVQGCVGMPIGLIEQRLREDLAANLRAVQQEAQRRAVPLEASI, from the coding sequence TTGCTCTCGTCGCAGCTCACGGCATCCCCCACCAGCGCTGAGCTGCAACAGGTTGCGGCCTGTGCGCTCGACACCATCCAACAGGAGATGGAGCGCCTGCCCGGGGGCACGCGACGCCTGGCAGTACGCCTGCGCCTGGCCCTCGATCCCCAGTGGCTGTGGGCAGTACTCACCGATTACGACAGCCTCAGCCGCTTCATCCCCAACCTGCAGAGCTCCCGGCTGCTCTGGCGCCGCGCCAACGTGGTGGGGCTCGAACAGGAGGGCGCTCAATCGTTCATGGGCATGCGCTTCAAAGCGCGCGTGCAGCTGGAGCTCACCGAGCATCTGGAGGAGCGCCGCCTCTCTTTCGTGATGTCCAAGGGTGATTTCCGACGCTTCGAGGGCACCTGGCAGATTGGTGCCGAAGCTGGGGCCACCACACTGCTCTATGAGCTCACGGTGCAGGGCTGTGTGGGCATGCCGATTGGCTTGATCGAGCAACGCCTGCGAGAAGATCTCGCGGCGAATCTGAGGGCGGTGCAGCAGGAAGCCCAGCGGCGTGCAGTGCCGCTCGAAGCGTCGATCTGA